The genome window aaacaaaaataagtttaaaaattcaGATTATAATACAAAATtgactatttattattatttttgtgtatatattatttttgacaaTTATAttggaaaaaatatttattctataATATTAAACGATTGAATTTGGATTGGATTAGTGTGATTACTATCAAGATTTCGTCATGTGTTATTAAATTTAGATAAACCATTATGTATAAAAAATGTCGGTTGATATTctcatatttattattattattatttaaaatagtaatattaaatataatttaaaatattgttaatcaaacatgatcggTTCGATTATATATTTATGGCTCCTAATTAATAGAGCATATCATCATTAAGTAGCACAACCCACACCACATGAAACTATATAGAGAAAGCTTATATTGTTGCTAAAAAGACCCAACACGCCTCACCTAAAGAAAGCGGACGACACGTGGACGGCCCAGATCGACCGACGATTCCCATGACGACAAACCATTTAATATCGTCATAAATAACATTCCCGGTTTATCCACATCGCTCGTCGGTTTCCCAATCCACCCCTCCGAAGCAGAGTAAATGAGTGCCATACTCGTCTTCGAGATCCCTTCGCTGATGGATTCCCCATCTCCTCCTCTGCTTCTTCTGATGGCGGTGATTCGTTTCCGAGCGTGTGCGCGGTGACATTGCAGTGATCGTCGCTGATCGCGTGGTCTTTGGCTATAAAGTTGGCCTGCGGATGGATTAGTGTTGTTGTCGAGAGCGAGAGATGGTGTGGGAGAGGGACGAGGCCGCCAACGGCGGATCCACCGGGGTTGACATCGACGATCCGGCCGATGCTGTGGATTCCGGGCATGCGCGGCTCAGCGAGCTCGGTTACAAGCAGGAGCTCAAGCGCGACCTCTCGTAACCGACCCGACCATAGCTCTCTCTTGTCTCTCTATCTTGATTCATTGGTTTTGGTCGTGCGGGACTCACTGACGTTTTTCTGCCGGCGGAAATGTTAGGGTTTTGTCGAACTTTGCCTTCTCCTTCTCCATCATATCGGTTCTCACCGGCATCACCACGCTGTACAACACCGGCCTCCGGTTCGGCGGCACCGTCACCATGACCTTCGGTTGGTTTCTTGCTGGGGTCTTCACCATGTTCGTCGGACTCTCCATGGCCGAGATTTGCTCGTCGTACCCCACGTCTGGCGGCCTCTACTACTGGAGCGCCAGGCTCTCCGGCCACGACTGGGCCCCCTTTGCTTCCTGGATGACCGGCTGGTACTGCCCGTTCTGCAATGCTCTTGAAACTCTACATGTGATTAGCAAGTTATGCGATTAGTTCCTCATCCTTTGGTTTGATGCTGCCACTTGCAATTGCTTCATATCGCCAAGTCTATCTGCTACTTCTATTGTTGATAAGAAGCATTCACATCTGTAGAAGCTCGAAATTGGATCTGTTCTTTAGGATGTAGGGAGTGAACAAGATAGTGAAGTAGGAACATTCTTGTTGTCGATGGTCTTACTCTTACATCATAACAATCTTCTTTTAGTTACCCACAGAAAGGTAAGATATGAAGACAACAATAGTTATCAAACCTCAAGTTTAAGTCTTGTAGTAGAACTTTTGATAAATTGAGCGACTGTAGTTCAGAAAGTCTATGCCCCCTGATCCATCTTCCAAGTTCAAGATCTGATGCATTCACAGTAGAAAAGTTTTTTTGCATGCatgctagaaaaaaaaaaaaacagagcaaACTCTGATACTGTATAAAATGACTACTCTCAGCAACTTACTTTTCATTTAAGATCCTTTGACAGATTGGAAAGGAACCCAGAACACCAGCTTTCATGTTTATAATTGAAATTAGCAGGTAATATAACAAGTAGATATACTAGCACAATATCAGTTACAAAAATTCATTCGAGTCACTGACAGATTTACATGATAAATTTGACTATCTTCTTGAAGTCGAATGCTTAGCGGAAGAATGAGTGTTTTGTTTGGAACATATGATAAACCAATATCTTAAGGGAGAACTTTAACTGATGAAATTTGTTTTCTTGTTATTTTGCATGCTTACTTTTTGGCTTGATGAAGTTGCTAATGCAGATTGTAAAGAAACAAAATTATTGTTCTCTTGGAACAGATCCATAATGTCTGATGATAATGCAAAAGTTATGCCAACTTAAATGAAAGTCGCCAGAACAGGCACAATGAAGACTGTCTGTGGAGCTTAAACATACTCAATGTTCAGAACTGATGCATGGAAAGCTGGTCATTCATATACCTTCATGAAAATATAAATACTTTTTTCTTTTGCAAGTTATTTTGGATAACTTTTACTGTTGTCCTTCATAATTATGGCTATGGTATAGAAGCTGGTAGCTCTCAATAAGCTTGACAATATCCTTTTTTAATTGTTTGCAGGTTTAACATTGTTGGGCAGGTAATTGTGGCATCTGTTTCGAGCTATGAAGACTTTGCTATCAAGTGGATGGTGATGAACTGTAAATTATGTTCTTCTGGGCTAAGAAAGAAATTCTATTTTGCAGTGGGCTGTCACAACTAGTGTAGATTTCTCACTGGCGCAACTTCTCCAAGTGATGATTCTACTCAGCACTGGTGGAAACAATGGAGGAGGATATCTTGCTTCTAAATATATGGTTATTGGTTTTCACGGAGGCATTCTCCTAATCCATGCCATTCTGAACAGCCTTCCTATCACATTGTTATCTTTATTTGGACAAATTGCTGCAGCATGGAATATACTGGGTGAGCACTCTCACTtcgtttcttctttcttcttttctttcccatagATATTTAGGGGATTTCCACTTATTATTTCAATTGATGCTTAGGTGTCTTTGTGCTTATGATCGCCATACCTGCAGTTGCTACTGAGCGTGCCAGCGCCAAATTTGTCTTTACTCATTTTAACACTGAAAACACTGATGGAATCCACAACAAGCTTTATATATTTGTCTTGGGACTCTTAATGAGCCAATACACACTTACAGGTTATGATGCATCTGCCCATATGGTAAGGAtctctttgatatatatatatatagtgagttTATTTGAAATTTTACATGCATGAAGAATAATGAAAACCTAAAATCTCCATTCTCAGTCCAGTGGATCTTTCAAAGGTGCTTCTCCTAACCCTAGTGGAAGGAGGCCCTTTTCCTGGTCTTAGGAGGAGATCCTCTCCTAATCCTAGTAGAAGGGTACATATATTTTCTATTAGATTATAAATAAGtttatctaaattacaaaaacTAATCCTAGTTGATTAGTTATCTTACGATTGGAGGGAAAGGAGAGAGTCTATAAATAAAGACATTGTAACCCTCTCGAGGCTTAATAATTTAGACcctctcccttctcttcttccttctcaccCTCTTGTTTTCCTATTTTATAATCTATTCTCTGATCTTCCTCAAACCTCTTTAGGAGGACATTTGAAAATATAAGATTCTTGATAGGAGGGGGCAAGGTATATCAGTTCTCAACTTGACAAATATAGCTTCATCACTGTAAGCAGACAACATGAGATTTTAATTTCCATCACTGCCCATTCTATATTTAAGTTTTTTGCATTCACCTATATATACCCTCTTCTATTACATCCTTTGTCTCACATATCAGCTTCTCTCACACATCAAGGTCCATTTTCACTCAAATGAATATGATAGTTTATTTTCAATAATTTCAAGTCCATGGGGCTTAAAATTCTAGGGAATGAGGATGCAGAAATTTTGTTCTCGTTGCTAATTTTTGGGTCTTGTTCTGTTAGATATATTATTTCCAGAACACTAATATTCTCTTGTGGGTACTAAACACTTGTTTCAGACAGAGGAGACTAAAAGTGCAGATAAGAATGGTCCAAGAGGAATAATTAGTTCCATCGGCATATCAATCATTGTGGGCTGGTGCTACCTACTTGGCATCACATTTGCAGTTACCAACATTCCAAATCTTTTGAGCAGTGACAATGATGCCGGAGGATATGCAATCGCTGAAGTATTTTATCTTGCCTTCAAGAGCAGATATGGTAGCGGAACTGGTGGAATCATTTGTCTAGGAATTGTTGCCGTTGCTATATTCTTCTGTGGCATGAGTTCAGTGACGAGCAACTCCAGGTAAACTTTTCATTGTTCCATGCACCTCACTAATGTTGCTGGGTTATAAAAGTGGACATCAACTTTGCCCATCTCTTCAAAACGAATAATTTATTTGCATATATTTGCCAATGCCTGTATCTCTGAATAAATCTATTTTCTGAAAACTCAGGATGGTATATGCCTTTTCGAGAGATGGAGCCATGCCTCTATCCACATTTTGGCACAAAGTGAACAAGCAAGAAATCCCAATCAATGCAGTTTGGCTCTCCACATTTGTATCATTTTGCATGGCCTTGACGGTAACCATTTCTGTCTGATTTCCTAATTCCTCCAAGAATTATTCGATCGTATACTTTGTTAAGCCCTCTTCGATTTTAGTTGTTCATTTGGTTATAATCTATTCAAAATTCACCAAGTTAATAGAATCCATTATGCCATGCTATGATTATGGTTCAATTCCCAATTCCATCACCTCAAGTAGTAACCTGTAAAAGCTGTTTCTCCCAAAAGTATTGCAATACTCAACAAATGTCAGATAATCCCAACAAATGTGGTCAAAATAAATCTTATGGAAATTGCAATATAAGTTGGTCTTCACTTGGTGTTTATCTGCTTCTTAGTTGACTAAAACAAACTTGGCTGTCTGATTTTGATAATAGACTGCACTTTGTCTTTCCGTGAAAAATCAAGTGGAAATGTATTTCGAACCAATATTGGTTTTAGTCGATACAGAAGACTAAATACATGATTTCTGTACATGTTTTTCCCATACTATGATCACTCGAAC of Musa acuminata AAA Group cultivar baxijiao chromosome BXJ2-3, Cavendish_Baxijiao_AAA, whole genome shotgun sequence contains these proteins:
- the LOC135608285 gene encoding amino-acid permease BAT1 homolog isoform X2, which translates into the protein MVWERDEAANGGSTGVDIDDPADAVDSGHARLSELGYKQELKRDLSVLSNFAFSFSIISVLTGITTLYNTGLRFGGTVTMTFGWFLAGVFTMFVGLSMAEICSSYPTSGGLYYWSARLSGHDWAPFASWMTGWFNIVGQWAVTTSVDFSLAQLLQVMILLSTGGNNGGGYLASKYMVIGFHGGILLIHAILNSLPITLLSLFGQIAAAWNILVATERASAKFVFTHFNTENTDGIHNKLYIFVLGLLMSQYTLTGYDASAHMTEETKSADKNGPRGIISSIGISIIVGWCYLLGITFAVTNIPNLLSSDNDAGGYAIAEVFYLAFKSRYGSGTGGIICLGIVAVAIFFCGMSSVTSNSRMVYAFSRDGAMPLSTFWHKVNKQEIPINAVWLSTFVSFCMALTYLGSLVAFQAMVSIATIGLYIAYALPIFFRVTLARKSFIRGPFNLGRYGVLVGWIAVLWVATITVLFSLPVAYPITKDTLNYTPVAVGGLLILTVSWWVLSARYWFRGPITNIPT
- the LOC135608285 gene encoding amino-acid permease BAT1 homolog isoform X1, translating into MVWERDEAANGGSTGVDIDDPADAVDSGHARLSELGYKQELKRDLSVLSNFAFSFSIISVLTGITTLYNTGLRFGGTVTMTFGWFLAGVFTMFVGLSMAEICSSYPTSGGLYYWSARLSGHDWAPFASWMTGWFNIVGQWAVTTSVDFSLAQLLQVMILLSTGGNNGGGYLASKYMVIGFHGGILLIHAILNSLPITLLSLFGQIAAAWNILGVFVLMIAIPAVATERASAKFVFTHFNTENTDGIHNKLYIFVLGLLMSQYTLTGYDASAHMTEETKSADKNGPRGIISSIGISIIVGWCYLLGITFAVTNIPNLLSSDNDAGGYAIAEVFYLAFKSRYGSGTGGIICLGIVAVAIFFCGMSSVTSNSRMVYAFSRDGAMPLSTFWHKVNKQEIPINAVWLSTFVSFCMALTYLGSLVAFQAMVSIATIGLYIAYALPIFFRVTLARKSFIRGPFNLGRYGVLVGWIAVLWVATITVLFSLPVAYPITKDTLNYTPVAVGGLLILTVSWWVLSARYWFRGPITNIPT